The sequence GGCTTCAGCAGGGTGGGGCGGTTCGACCGGGTCCCGCGCGATCGGATCCTGGGGATGATCCGCGTCAACTGCCTCGCGGTCGCGGCGCTCACGCACGCCTTTCTCCCCGCGATGCAGGCCCGGCGACGGGGCGCCGTCATCATCGTGTCGTCGGTGGCCGGCTACCAGCCGCTCGGCTTCGCGGCCACCTACGGGGCGACCAAGGCCTTCGACCTGATGCTGGGCGAGGCGCTGTGGGTGGAGAACCGGACGACGGGTGTGGACGTGCTCGCGCTCTCGCCGGGGCCGGTCGACACCGAGTTCCAGGCGGTCGCCGGGGAGAAGCCCCATCCGGGCGCCACGCCCGAGAGCGTGGTCGAGACGGCCTTCGCCGCGCTCGGCAAGAAGCCCTCGGTCATCGTGGGCGGGCTCAACAAGGCCCGCGCGTGGTCGCTTCGCCTCGCGCCGCGCAAGCAGGTGGCGCGGCTCGCGATGGGGGTGATGCGGGGCTACGTCTCGGAGGAGCTGCGCTAGGAGGCTGTCCGAGTACCCATGTCGGCTGCGGCGAACGATCCGGGGGCTGCGAGTCGCGCCCTCTTGGTCGTGGCGGTCGTCGTGGCGGTCGTGTGCGGAACCCTCGCGCCGGGGCCGGCCGCCGCGGGGTGCACCCTCCGCAGCGAGGCGAGCCGGCTCGAGAAGAGCGTCCGCCTGGCGGCGCGCTGTAACGACCGGATCCTCCGCTCCGGCCCCGGCACGATCTGCAAGCAGAGCCCGCCTCCCGCCTGCGCCGGCACGCTCGTGACCGACGCCGTCGCCCTCGGCTACGGGTCGAACGACCCGCCGAGCGCGGCGGTCGACCACCGGCTGCTCAAGGCGCAGCTCAACTGCCAGAAGCGAATCGGCAGGGCCATGGCGAGCTACGTCGGCCGCAAGCTCCGCGACCGG comes from Deltaproteobacteria bacterium and encodes:
- a CDS encoding SDR family oxidoreductase; translated protein: MTSLKSYGEWALVTGASAGIGTAFARKLAAQSVNVVLVARRADRLKALGTELSEKHGVKTRVIPEDLERDGVAERLVEWVRDLEIGILINNAGFSRVGRFDRVPRDRILGMIRVNCLAVAALTHAFLPAMQARRRGAVIIVSSVAGYQPLGFAATYGATKAFDLMLGEALWVENRTTGVDVLALSPGPVDTEFQAVAGEKPHPGATPESVVETAFAALGKKPSVIVGGLNKARAWSLRLAPRKQVARLAMGVMRGYVSEELR